A stretch of Tenrec ecaudatus isolate mTenEca1 chromosome 2, mTenEca1.hap1, whole genome shotgun sequence DNA encodes these proteins:
- the C2H5orf46 gene encoding uncharacterized protein C5orf46 homolog, which translates to MAVSVLRLTVVLGLLALILTCQADDKPVDKPDDKPDDSGKGKDDLPKLLHTLGEEIIENAVEFILRSMSRNN; encoded by the exons ATGGCAGTCTCAGTGCTCCGGCTGACAGTTGTCCTGGGCCTGCTTGCCTTAATCCTGACCTGTCAAGCAG ATGATAAGCCAGTTGATAAACCAGATGATAAGCCAGATGACTCAGGCAAAGGCAAAGATGATCTCCCAAAACTCCTGCACACCTTGGGCGAAGAGATCATCGAGAATGCTGTCGAATTCATCCTCCGCTCCATGTCCAGGAATAACTGA